One genomic window of Staphylococcus hsinchuensis includes the following:
- the pyrF gene encoding orotidine-5'-phosphate decarboxylase: MKTLPIIALDFDSIESVNQFLDQFDEPLFVKVGMELFYQTGPQLIESIKARGHDIFLDLKLHDIPNTVGKTMEGLSKLDVDLVNVHAAGGTAMMERALEGIKKHNKDIKIIAVTQLTSTTEAVLQQEQNIQTTIDEAVLNYAQLAKKAGLDGVVCSPLETALLKEHLGTSFLKVTPGIRPADAAVNDQKRVTTPEQAKEMGSTHIVVGRPITQSDDPLASYQKIKESWLS; encoded by the coding sequence ATGAAGACTTTACCAATTATTGCATTAGATTTTGACTCAATAGAGTCAGTAAATCAGTTTTTAGATCAATTTGATGAACCATTATTTGTTAAGGTAGGTATGGAACTATTTTATCAAACTGGACCGCAATTGATTGAATCGATTAAAGCACGTGGTCATGATATATTTCTAGATTTGAAATTGCATGATATTCCAAATACAGTCGGTAAAACAATGGAAGGTTTGAGTAAATTAGATGTCGACTTAGTAAACGTTCATGCTGCAGGTGGTACTGCTATGATGGAACGTGCATTAGAAGGTATTAAAAAGCATAATAAAGATATAAAGATTATCGCAGTCACACAATTAACTTCAACAACTGAAGCGGTATTACAACAAGAACAAAATATACAAACTACAATCGATGAAGCTGTACTAAATTATGCTCAACTAGCAAAAAAGGCAGGCTTAGATGGTGTTGTTTGTTCACCGTTAGAGACGGCATTGTTAAAGGAACACTTAGGCACATCATTTTTAAAAGTTACACCTGGTATCAGACCTGCTGATGCAGCTGTAAACGATCAAAAACGTGTGACGACACCAGAACAAGCAAAAGAAATGGGCTCGACACATATCGTTGTCGGAAGACCTATTACTCAAAGTGACGATCCGCTCGCAAGTTATCAAAAAATAAAAGAAAGTTGGTTAAGTTAA